Proteins found in one Zea mays cultivar B73 chromosome 1, Zm-B73-REFERENCE-NAM-5.0, whole genome shotgun sequence genomic segment:
- the LOC109611595 gene encoding uncharacterized protein LOC109611595 produces MHLSRLQLCSASQPAPPPLLHLRFNCRHPPPASYIINTPSMDWLLAPSSILAPSSIHRLDFPSTLLPGSPAASTHQHSTSEMAATAAVPSWRRAFAALLLVLQLRGARSATFTIANNCGYTVWPGLLSSAGSAPLPTTGFALAPSESRAVAAPAGWSGRLWGRTLCAADAATGRFACATGDCGSGDVQCSGGGAAPPATLAEFTLDGSGGLDFYDVSLVDGYNLPMIVAPSSASTTAAGGKCAPTGCAAELNSACPAGLRVEAAADGPVACRSACDAFGDAQYCCSGAYGTPTACRPSAYSEFFKTACPRAYSYAYDDATSTFTCAAGSTDYTITFCPAVPTSVKSTGQNPQAAGLPQQLNNGTTMVFFGGNTQTSSAAASSANSLFAVTVTITAAVALALSRSTRL; encoded by the exons ATGCACCTCTCCAGACTCCAGCTCTGCTCCGCTTCGCAGCCAGCTCCTCCTCCCCTGCTTCACCTGCGCTTCAATTGTCGCCATCCTCCACCGGCTAGTTACATTATAAATACCCCATCCATGGATTGGCTGTTAGCACCGTCATCCATCCTAGCACCGTCATCCATCCATCGGCTGGATTTCCCAAGCACGCTGCTGCCAGGGTCTCCAGCTGCAAGCACGCATCAGCATTCCACAAGCGAAATGGCGGCGACGGCAGCCGTGCCTTCTTGGCGCCGGGCATTCGCGGCGCTCTTGCTGGTCCTGCAGCTGCGCGGCGCGCGGTCGGCGACGTTCACCATCGCGAACAACTGCGGCTACACGGTGTGGCCGGGGCTGCTGTCCAGCGCGGGCTCCGCGCCGCTGCCCACCACGGGGTTCGCGCTGGCGCCTTCGGAGTCCCGTGCCGTGGCGGCGCCCGCGGGGTGGTCGGGCCGCCTCTGGGGCCGCACGCTCTGCGCCGCCGACGCCGCCACGGGGCGGTTCGCGTGCGCCACGGGGGACTGCGGGTCCGGCGACGTGCagtgcagcggcggcggcgccgccccgcCCGCGACGCTGGCGGAGTTCACGCTGGACGGCAGCGGCGGGCTGGACTTCTACGACGTCAGCCTCGTGGACGGGTACAACCTGCCCATGATCGTCGCGCCCAGCAGCGCCTCCACCACGGCAGCCGGCGGCAAGTGCGCGCCGACGGGGTGCGCCGCGGAGCTGAACTCCGCGTGCCCGGCGGGCCTGCGGGTGGAGGCCGCGGCGGACGGGCCCGTGGCGTGCCGGAGCGCGTGCGACGCCTTCGGGGACGCGCAGTACTGCTGCAGCGGCGCGTACGGCACCCCCACCGCGTGCCGCCCGTCGGCCTACTCCGAGTTCTTCAAGACCGCGTGCCCGCGCGCCTACAGCTACGCGTACGACGACGCCACCTCCACATTCACCTGCGCCGCCGGCAGCACCGACTACACCATCACCTTCTGCCCCGCCGTGCCCACCAG CGTGAAGTCGACGGGGCAGAACCCTCAGGCCGCCGGGTTACCGCAGCAGCTGAACAACGGCACCACCatggtcttcttcggcggcaacaCACAGACCAGCAGCGCCGCCGCCTCATCTGCCAACTCTCTCTTCGCCGTCACCGTCACCATCACAGCAGCCGTCGCGCTCGCGCTCTCGCGCTCGACTCGCCTGTGA
- the LOC100284084 gene encoding uncharacterized protein LOC100284084 — MKVRVVVLPGGHGGAEGDGVVGAAGGAGECGGGVVVRVAVGARARGLEELGVGRRAARGGGAVRAAAAVLRVPEGVARAPARHGPVRRGLHPQARRARGVQLRGAPRRRALAAGCRGGGAAGRDDHGQVVPVHEADVVEVQPAAAVQRELRQRRGRGGAAAAALHVAGPAVPRGAREPPRGGVGGAERAAPEAARPPRGRRHGTGLRRRQREPRGGQRRGARAGQQPRPHRVAAVVRDGERRRPRAAQLQDQQERRECPAPRRHGCRRRHFACGMLMRACSWRPWQQRAWEIQPMDG; from the coding sequence ATGAAAGTGCGTGTGGTGGTACTACCTGGTGGGCACGGCGGGGCAGAAGGTGATGGTGTAGTCGGTGCTGCCGGCGGCGCAGGTGAATGTGGAGGTGGCGTCGTCGTACGCGTAGCTGTAGGCGCGCGGGCACGCGGTCTTGAAGAACTCGGAGTAGGCCGACGGGCGGCACGCGGTGGGGGTGCCGTACGCGCCGCTGCAGCAGTACTGCGCGTCCCCGAAGGCGTCGCACGCGCTCCGGCACGCCACGGGCCCGTCCGCCGCGGCCTCCACCCGCAGGCCCGCCGGGCACGCGGAGTTCAGCTCCGCGGCGCACCCCGTCGGCGCGCACTTGCCGCCGGCTGCCGTGGTGGAGGCGCTGCTGGGCGCGACGATCATGGGCAGGTTGTACCCGTCCACGAGGCTGACGTCGTAGAAGTCCAGCCCGCCGCTGCCGTCCAGCGTGAACTCCGCCAGCGTCGCGGgcggggcggcgccgccgccgctgcactGCACGTCGCCGGACCCGCAGTCCCCCGTGGCGCACGCGAACCGCCCCGTGGCGGCGTCGGCGGCGCAGAGCGTGCGGCCCCAGAGGCGGCCCGACCACCCCGCGGGCGCCGCCACGGCACGGGACTCCGAAGGCGCCAGCGCGAACCCCGTGGTGGGCAGCGGCGCGGAGCCCGCGCTGGACAGCAGCCCCGGCCACACCGTGTAGCCGCAGTTGTTCGCGATGGTGAACGTCGCCGACCGCGCGCCGCGCAGCTGCAGGACCAGCAAGAGCGCCGCGAATGCCCGGCGCCAAGAAGGCACGGCTGCCGTCGCCGCCATTTCGCTTGTGGAATGCTGATGCGTGCTTGCAGCTGGAGACCCTGGCAGCAGCGTGCTTGGGAAATCCAGCCGATGGATGGATGA